One region of Pseudomonas sp. B21-040 genomic DNA includes:
- a CDS encoding heme utilization protein → MKPTMALKPLVFALAAVMAIAAQAGGRDDDHGHGNGHGNGHNNHQPKHPTFEEMLSISAGAGATVMDQQDSSDNGVLNQGTKNDARADSSLNNSNGNMGANVAAGDGNQQDNAAALATADESFIFGSAVAISSATQNNTGNTVLNYSNTNNANLNNAGNSGSGNIGINVTAGDFNQQKNNLAIAVSGGRVAAAAAEANQTSTGLSVSNYGTETFKKDELKGTFSAHGKFYASGKAVSKPADDDHGHGYGNDNKGGHGDHDGGTVKSDFTAVGTFDLAGVTTQQVLTPDGWKNPVTNNASMTNSMNNFSGNGGANVSAGNGNQQSNSLSIAAGCKACL, encoded by the coding sequence ATGAAACCTACAATGGCCTTAAAACCACTGGTTTTCGCTCTCGCAGCAGTGATGGCAATCGCAGCACAAGCAGGCGGTCGTGATGATGATCACGGTCATGGCAACGGTCACGGCAACGGGCATAACAACCATCAGCCTAAACACCCTACTTTTGAAGAAATGCTTTCAATCTCTGCCGGTGCCGGCGCCACTGTGATGGACCAACAGGACAGCAGTGACAACGGGGTATTGAACCAAGGCACCAAAAACGACGCTAGAGCTGACAGCTCGTTGAATAACTCCAACGGCAACATGGGCGCCAACGTTGCAGCCGGTGACGGCAACCAACAAGACAACGCCGCCGCTTTGGCCACTGCTGACGAAAGCTTTATCTTCGGCTCCGCAGTCGCTATTTCCAGCGCGACTCAAAACAACACCGGCAACACCGTTCTCAACTACTCTAATACCAACAACGCAAACCTGAACAACGCAGGCAATAGTGGCTCAGGCAACATTGGCATCAACGTGACGGCTGGCGATTTCAACCAACAGAAAAACAACCTGGCCATTGCTGTATCCGGCGGTCGTGTAGCCGCAGCAGCAGCCGAAGCCAACCAAACCTCGACTGGCCTGTCCGTGTCTAACTATGGCACTGAGACCTTCAAAAAAGACGAGCTCAAAGGCACCTTCTCTGCTCATGGCAAGTTCTATGCTTCAGGCAAAGCAGTGTCCAAACCAGCTGACGATGATCATGGCCACGGCTATGGTAATGACAACAAAGGCGGTCATGGAGACCACGACGGTGGCACAGTCAAATCTGACTTCACTGCAGTCGGCACCTTCGATCTGGCCGGTGTGACCACTCAACAAGTGCTGACCCCTGATGGCTGGAAAAACCCTGTGACCAACAATGCAAGCATGACTAACTCGATGAACAACTTCTCCGGTAATGGCGGAGCCAACGTATCAGCCGGTAACGGCAACCAACAAAGCAACTCGCTGTCCATCGCCGCAGGTTGCAAAGCCTGCCTGTAA